In Hyphomicrobiales bacterium, the sequence TTCGAGCCACGCGACCGCGAGCGTGCCGTCGCCTTCGTCATCGATGCGACGCATCGCTTCATCCATCCCGCCTCGCTGGCGCTGGAGGCGGACGTGCCGCAGGCCTCGGTCGATCTGCGCCTGTCGACGCTGATCCGTGTGATCCTGCGGGTGCTCGGCAGCGGTATCGTGTGAATAATCCGGTTACCAATTACAAAATCTGTAAATTGTAATTGGTGGATTTCGTCCCGAACGGAACCGGGCGGGCGGACGGCCTTCCGATAAGTCATTGAAAAATCGAGATCGGTTTCGCGCGCCCGCTTGCGCAGCGCGGAGCGCCCGATAAAAGCCGCTTTTTCGGCAAGGGTTGCGGCAAAAGCCCGGTTTGGGCCAAAGGAACGCACGGTTTGGCCGGTTCTCGCTCTTGGATGAGGATCCGGCCTGTCGCAGCGCCAAGGCATTTTGAATGTCGAAGCCGGCACCAGCCGGCGTCGATGGTAGCGCCAGGAACAAAAGGACTAGGCAATGGCCCGTAAGAAGATCGCCCTCATCGGCTCCGGTCAGATCGGTGGCACGCTCGCCCACCTCGCCGGCCTCAAGGAATTGGGAGATGTCGTCCTGTTCGACATCGCCGAGGGCATTCCGCAGGGCAAGGGCCTCGACATCGCCGAGTCGTCCCCGGTCGACGGCTTCGATGCCGGCTACAAGGGCACGAACTCCTATGAGGACATCAAGGGCGCCGACGTCGTGATCGTCACCGCCGGCGTGCCGCGCAAGCCCGGCATGAGCCGCGACGACCTGATCGGCATCAACCTCAAGGTGATGAAGTCGGTCGGCGAGGGCATCAAGCAATACGCTCCGAAGGCCTTCGTGATCTGCATCACCAACCCGCTCGACGCGATGGTCTGGGCGCTGCAGAAGTTCTCGGGCCTGAAGCCCAACATGATCTGCGGCATGGCCGGCGTGCTCGACTCCGCCCGCTTCCGCTACTTCCTCGCCGAGGAGTTCCAGGTTTCGGTCAAGGACGTCTCCGCGTTCGTGCTCGGCGGCCATGGCGACGACATGGTGCCGCTGGTCCGTTATTCGGGCGTCGCCGGTATCCCGCTGCCGGACCTCGTCAAGATGAAGTGGACCACGCAGGAGAAGCTGGACGCCATCGTCGAGCGCACCCGCAAGGGCGGCGGCGAGATCGTCAACCTGCTCAAGACCGGCTCGGCCTTCTATGCGCCTGCCGCCTCCGCGATCGCGATGGCCGAGAGCTACCTCAAGGACCAGAAGCGCGTGTTGCCGGCGGCCGCCGCGCTCAGGGGCCAGTACGGCGTCAAGGACATGTTCGTCGGTGTGCCGGTGGTGATCGGCGCCAAGGGCGTCGAGCGCGTCGTCAAGATCCGCCTCAACGGCGCCGAGAAGGAGATGCTGTCGAAGTCGGTCGCTTCGGTCCAGGGTCTGATCGACGCCTGCAAGGCCATCGATTCGTCGCTCGCGTGAGCTTAAGTGAGGGCGGTGGCGCGGTTTCGCGCCGCCGCCCTTTCGTCAATTTTCGGTCGCTGTCAGGGAAACCGAGCACATGAACATCCACGAATATCAGGGCAAAGCCATCCTCAAGGAATTC encodes:
- the mdh gene encoding Malate dehydrogenase; its protein translation is MARKKIALIGSGQIGGTLAHLAGLKELGDVVLFDIAEGIPQGKGLDIAESSPVDGFDAGYKGTNSYEDIKGADVVIVTAGVPRKPGMSRDDLIGINLKVMKSVGEGIKQYAPKAFVICITNPLDAMVWALQKFSGLKPNMICGMAGVLDSARFRYFLAEEFQVSVKDVSAFVLGGHGDDMVPLVRYSGVAGIPLPDLVKMKWTTQEKLDAIVERTRKGGGEIVNLLKTGSAFYAPAASAIAMAESYLKDQKRVLPAAAALRGQYGVKDMFVGVPVVIGAKGVERVVKIRLNGAEKEMLSKSVASVQGLIDACKAIDSSLA